One Purpureocillium takamizusanense chromosome 1, complete sequence genomic window carries:
- a CDS encoding uncharacterized protein (EggNog:ENOG503P178~COG:G): MTIISITDVDLFDGVGIKHVRNQCFQASPGNVLEPKSSPDVVIDGSGCTLMPGLIDCKVDIDACPMALPSFAACGVTTVIDLVSTSAENQAMRRESRHPKMPSYLGCGCVLRPETVASEGLFSFRAVRVVRTPAEATRLVEELIADPARADYINAIADQPGLDSDTLEATVAAAHRHGKLAIAHASQTKAYDAALLAGFDIVTAVPVDGPLGEEMAQGFAQRGIAVVPTLCFVQKALQDETTRNGRNFGHAVAAVKQLYSAGVCICAGTAAYQHRSTGIPFGTSLLDELELLSRAGLSNLDALRSATFVPASVFRLHDRGSVDRGKRADLVLVYGSPLSDLNAMRRIRQAWIEGVEVQVEMKLEVKAEAEAESKG, encoded by the coding sequence ATGACCATCATCTCCATAACAGACGTCGACCTGTTCGATGGCGTTGGCATCAAGCACGTGCGCAACCAGTGCTTCCAGGCGAGCCCCGGCAATGTCCTGGAGCCCaagtcgtcgcccgacgTGGTCATCGACGGCTCCGGTTGCACGTTGATGCCTGGCCTCATCGACTGCAAGGTCGATATTGATGCGTGTCCGATGGCGCTCCCGTCCTTTGCCGCATGCGGCGTCACAACCGTCATAGACCTGGTCAGCACAAGCGCAGAGAACCAAGCGATGCGCAGAGAGTCCCGGCACCCGAAGATGCCTAGCTACCTCGGGTGCGGATGCGTCCTTAGGCCCGAGACGGTCGCCTCAGAAGGATTATTTTCCTTTCGCGCCGTACGGGTCGTGAGAACGCCAGCAGAGGCGACGCGTCTTGTGGAGGAGCTGATCGCGGACCCGGCACGCGCTGACtacatcaacgccatcgcggACCAGCCGGGCTTGGACTCGGACACTCTGGAAGCCACTGTCGCCGCGGCACACCGGCACGGGAAGCTGGCTATTGCTCACGCGTCGCAAACTAAGGCGTacgacgcggcgctgctcgctGGCTTCGACATCGTCACAGCCgtccccgtcgacgggccTTTAGGCGAGGAGATGGCGCAGGGGTTCGCGCAACgaggcatcgccgtcgttcCCACGCTTTGTTTCGTCCAGAAGGCGCTCCAGGACGAAACGACTCGCAATGGTCGCAACTTtggccacgccgtcgccgcggtgaAGCAGCTGTATAGCGCCGGCGTCTGCATCTGCGCGGGCACGGCTGCTTACCAGCATCGCAGCACGGGCATCCCGTTTGGTACCAgccttctcgacgagctggagcttCTGTCGCGAGCGGGGCTGTCGAATCTTGATGCCCTTCGGTCCGCCACATTCGTGCCCGCAAGCGTGTTTCGGCTGCACGACCGAGGCAGCGTCGACCGCGGCAAGAGGGCAGACCTCGTGCTCGTCTATGGTAGTCCACTGTCCGACTTGAACGCGATGAGAAGGATCCGGCAGGCTTGGATCGAGGGAGTGGAGGTCCAGGTGGAGATGAAATTGGAAGtgaaggccgaggccgaggccgaaaGCAAGGGGTAA
- a CDS encoding uncharacterized protein (COG:K~EggNog:ENOG503PB1N), translated as MGKSAEWRTLDYSKRAGDSQGVDDVFSRAASGLDGRPTSTSDGEPSQRLHLHEGSPSTTFLTWSALGEFRPVLPLSRWTAVTRDEGVLNHLFALFWTWDHSLARILHRELLLDSLTADPEAPGHIDTCFCSQFLINSILAISTSCFYKSDGPSMFALRGSSFADEAFQLLAIQQEPIEVSLMQGVAILSVHEMTFGDLPLGTSLFFDKLSALKSSSTVLDGPGWLGYDRGNPKASKVEQAMASIANGFHCLDVRMSLIANRPATALGLSGTPPPQEEGVSPLWTPYPVAAEPQLSYHSQVSAAEYELTQMACEFLPAIEESRSSVVPDYCSSKELYDRFLAWKSSSPDMLRCQTIQAPSWTNLRVWFELVCLKLLEPFLGLSFSGFDGVESARSLSRSHCENLISHLWNYRASFGMRLECWLVYACHASVASLLTNLPLPGPHEDLLCRGCELLFEMGHYMPRANDLLLALQDEASLRNIEIPNACKPYLDAGAALARRINIRNVTPLLFTPANEGLELQSCQVTFGSHIEGLEEDQNQRD; from the exons ATGGGAAAGTCTGCGGAATGGAGGACTCTGGACTATTCAAAGCGTGCCGGAGACTCGCAGGGAGTCGACGATGTGTTCTCTCGAGCAGCCAGCGGCTTGGACGGGCGGCCAACCTCAACCTCGGACGGAGAGCCAAGTCAGCGGCTGCACCTACATGAAGGAAGCCCCTCGACAACTTTTCTAACTTGGAGCGCCTTGGGGGAGTTCAGACCCGTATTGCCATTGTCGCGGTGGACGGCGGTGACACGCGACGAAGGGGTTTTGAACCATCTCTTCGCTTTGTTCTGGACCTGGGACCATTCACTGGCCCGGATCCTGCATCgcgagctcctgctcgacaGCCTCACCGCAGATCCAGAGGCTCCCGGTCACATAGACACGTGCTTCTGTTCCCAGTTCCTGATCAACTCGATCCTCGCAATCTCGACG AGCTGTTTTTATAAGAGCGATGGCCCGAGCATGTTTGCGCTCCGCGGTAGTAGCTTCGCCGATGAGGCATTCCAGCTTCTTGCCATCCAGCAGGAACCCATCGAGGTGTCGCTGATGCAAGGAGTGGCCATCCTCTCCGTACACGAGATGACGTTTGGCGACTTACCCCTGGGCACGAGTCTGTTTTTCGACAAGCTCAGCGCCCTCaagtcgtcctcgacggtaCTCGATGGGCCTGGATGGCTCGGGTATGATCGTGGGAACCCAAAGGCGAGCAAGGTGGAGCAGGCAATGGCGTCCATTGCCAACGGGTTCCACTGCCTTGACGT GAGAATGAGCTTGATTGCGAACCGTCCAGCGACCGCGCTAGGTTTGTCCGGAACACCCCCGCCTCAAGAAGAGGGCGTCTCCCCGTTATGGACCCCCTATCCCGTCGCAGCGGAGCCGCAGCTATCGTATCATAGCCAAGTCAGCGCGGCCGAGTACGAGCTCACGCAAATGGCCTGTGAGTTTCTACCTGCCATAGAGGAAAGTCGCTCGAGCGTGGTGCCCGACTATTGCAGCTCCAAGGAGCTGTACGATCGCTTCCTCGCGTGGAAGTCATCCAGTCCAGACATGCTCAGATGTCAGACGATTCAGGCTCCGAGCTGGACAAATCTCCG AGTGTGGTTCGAGCTGGTGTGCCTAAAGCTCCTGGAGCCGTTTCTGGGCCTCTCGTTCTCGGGCTTCGACGGGGTCGAGTCGGCTCGTTCGCTCTCACGATCGCACTGCGAAAACCTCATCTCGCATCTGTGGAACTATCGCGCTTCGTTCGGGATGCGGCTTGAGTGCTGGCTAGTATACGCCTGCCATGCCTCGGTCGCGAGCTTGCTGACCAACCTGCCGCTTCCGGGTCCTCACGAGGACCTTCTCTGTCGCGGATGCGAGCTTCTGTTCGAGATGGGACACTATATGCCCCGGGCAAACGACCTTCTCCTGGCTCTCCAGGACGAAGCCTCCCTTCGGAACATCGAGATACCGAACGCGTGTAAGCCGTACCTCGACGCAGGCGCGGCCTTGGCACGGCGCATCAACATCAGAAACGTCACGCCCCTGTTGTTTACGCCCGCAAACGAGGGGCTGGAGCTGCAATCATGTCAGGTCACTTTCGGGAGTCACATAGAAGGACTGGAGGAGGATCAGAATCAGCGCGACTGA